The DNA window ttcagacagtcacagatcactcagtctCCATTGGATtgctttgcaaataggcttgttttgttcagtacAACCTAACGatgaatccagtatatattatttgatgttctatcaaacacagagaagttcagacgcaattatgtaaaatcgttgtgtattagtacactgtaatcacagttttccatcttgacattttgaactctctacgggtgtgtgttgcttctaccaaaatgtggatggtcttgttctggttgcagaatatgtcataattgtcaatattttctgagattttgtattcctactcagaccagcTTCTCCCTTACTAGTATATTGAAGGTACTTTGTGCAACAGTGTAAAACTCAATGAACACTTAAAAGGAACTTAATTTAAGGTGTTTTAGGCTATTGAGCATAGCTGTATGTCCATAGCAGCATTTAAATCGAATTCCCCCCAGGGTCTTCAATGCTAGCTTGTATAAtgtacagaaaagaaaagccctGCATTATGAGTAAAACCCAATTTAAAATGCTATCATCTTGAAGCAACAGAGATAAGAATCACATAGTCACATGGACAGAAGGTGACTTGAAAGAGCAAGAGTTTCACTTCCTTTGACAAAGAGTGttgatggaaaaaaatatatatataattttcataTCAGTACAACAGTCAATAAGCATGTGTGTACATCGATTGAGTCATTCCAGAACATCTCAAGAAaatctactttttttttccaatattcttcaaaacatttaatttcttgTCTTGCACTTCATTTCAGTTTCCAACACTAAGCATAGAGGAGTTATGTTTTCTCCTGGGACTTTTTGGTTGATTACCAATGATTTTCATAAGTCCTCATAAGAATTCCTCACAGAAATGACTACACTGTAAAGTGATATATATGTGCTTCACATTGTGATATGCCCTTGCATGCAcgacaaaattaatttaaacaagTCAAATTACCCATGGACAGAACTCTTTTAGCAAACTACACCTGAATATGCATAATGTTGTCTTTATTACACAGTGCTCTTCAAGTGATTGGAGTGAGGAAGTACATTTAATACTTTCCGTAAAAAGCTACTGTGTATCTTTTTGGCTTTAGTTTCCTGGTGGTAAAACCTGTATAGCCAGGTTTCAGATTGACATTCACACGCTTGCATGCATGGAATATCAAAAACCACTGACTTTTAGTGTAATTCAAGAGCTCTTCGCCGGAGCAGAGAGAAAGCAGAGGAGGTACGACTTGATCTTACTTTACTGTAACAAGTACAATTTTAATTAGTATGATAATGCTGCCAGAAAACCGCTTGATCAGAGAGAGGTAATTGAATGTTGGCAGGCTGCAAATGACATGTACAAGGTGATTTTCAGATAAATGATTGACATTATTGAAAGTATTGAAATGTGACCTTTTACCTTTGTAAAGATTTGTAGCTTTGGAACAGTCAGGTCAAAGCGATCGACTCCAGAGGACCTGCAGGCTGGTGTTCTGTGCCAAGGAAGGAAAGGaaaccatccatccatccaccttcgaaaccgcttatcctggtgagggtcgcggaaAAGTAAATGAAAAGGAAACCAACTTATCTTAAAATAATGCCTTGTCACATTAAAGTTGTTCTTCTTCCATATGCATCAGAAAGAAGTGACCCATTGGACAGCCTcaaacatttctaaaatatacagtggctctccaaagtattcaccccccttggacttttccacatttcattgtgttaccacatgaaatcaaaattgatttaatctggagtttttgccactgatcaacacagaaaatgtccataatgtcaaagtgaaaaatatattctgcaaattattctaaattaattacaaatacaaaacagaaaataattgaatgtataagtaatcaccccctttgctatgacacacctgactgaactcctgattaaatccattctgatttcacacaatgatatgtggaaaagtccaaggggggtgaatacttttgagagccattgTAACAGATGAAAATAACCTTCACCTTTGTCCCGGGATAATGGAGGTTACCTGTTCTGTTTTCCAAGGACAGCACAAAAGTGTTGCATATGGGTTTATTGCCCAAGGTATGTACAAAATTGGCTGTGTAgtgcttttctgttttctggtaggtacattaaaatgaattatgGGAAATTAATTCATAAAAAAACATGGGGACATAATATAGGTAAGTAAATGGTTGCTTTTTCTAAAATGCACACATCTTGTGTTAAACAAGGCCTACACTATATTGCATCTGAAATATAAATGTCAGCAAAAACTGACTGCAGTAAAAGACTGAGAGtaaaaaaacatcttaaaatgttccATTCGGGAATGAGCAATGTTTTACCAACAGGAGAGGTCATGGTCTGGAAAAAAAGGTGtacttttctgttttcatttgtaaactcAGTTCTGCAGTACTTCTAGCATTTGCCTTCAGTGGGATGTATACAACAGGGGTTTCTCAATAATAATGATTAGCTCTCACGCACAATGTATGGACAAAGCTACAGAAACAGTTCGCTTTTTACTTGGCATGACACAATTAGTCCCTGGCACAGAACATGATTACAAGCAATGAACTAAAAACATTGACAAATATAGAGATACTAATAACAACAGTGAGGGGAACTGTGTATTATATGTGTGCATGGTGCACGTTGTCTAGCTCCTCCTGACTGGATTATGTCTGCCTCCACACTGTCTCTGAGCTGTCAGCTTGTCTCCTGTGTGAGAGGTTAGCAAGAGCTGATGTTTGGGTGGGGGAGGGGCAGAGCACTACAGGAAGTAAATCTCACCACGTCTTTCAGTAGCACTATCATTCACATGTTCCCCACTTAGACTTCACTGCATACCGTTTGTCTTAGGTACATTGACGTGGTAGTCCCAACATGATTAACACGTCCAAACTGCTTTCTCCATTATACTCCAGAGTCCAAACCCTAAAGATACATAtaattgtgtgtgcgtgtacatatctcaccatcagcctatatcaatccactgctggatgaaggttcCCCAAGATGTTCCCACTTGCTTCCATCCACAGCTTCTCTTTCCCACGTCACTCCTGCAAAGTGCATGATCCCACCTTCCCAATCTCCCACGTGCTCGTCTGCTAGGTCATTTTcccatctcttgggatccactCGAtgacttcctttgtccatctttgatctgttcttcgtCCAGTGTGTCCTGCCATGTTCAGCCATCTGAACATGTTCCCTCTTCCACTGATGTCACACATACTGGGGTCTGTTCTTGGACCCCTTcacgtgtctctctctctctctccccctcctccccagcATATATCTTGATATgggcgtgcgtgtgtgtgtgtgtgtgtgtgtgtgtgtgagtgtgcatatAAAGAAGCAGTCAAATAGTGGACATCCTTTCTAATGCATGCTACAAATACCCCTCCAACATACTTCCACAGTAGCTGCATCTcacttggtgtgtgtgtgtgtgtgtgtttaacagaCCTGTCCAATGTCTGCCTTTCCCTCCTCCCTTTAAGTACAGTGTAGCCGTGTTTTAATTTTGGATTCGGAGTGTTTTAAGTGTAACAttttgctcacacacacacacacacacacacacacacacacacaaaagcagcACAGAGCGCACAGTGTCGCCGGCAGCCCTTGTTCCCTGTGTGCGGCTTTTGTTCGTGCCTTCCCCTGTCAGAGCCGCGGCCTGTCGATCACGCCGCGTCGTGTCCGCCCACTTTACCCTTCCTCTGCGGCAGCGGGGCGCTCGGCAGCCCTGTCGGACTCTCAGTGTCGGGAAGCCCAGAGCGGGAGCGCTGCGCCTTTAATTCTCGCCCCACATCCACTCTCGCCCGAGAGCTTATGACCGCGGCCGGTACTCAGTAAGACCCCCACAACACTGCAAGGTAAGCGGCGGACAGCGGAGGGAGGACGTGCGATTGTGTCTGAAAATGTAGAATAGAGAGGTTTCTCCTCAACCGGAATGAGTTAGCAGAGGGTTTTTGGATGCGGAAGTGCGGTACTTTTACCGTCGTTTCCCCCCAGTATAAACCCGagataaagaagaagaaattgAGCTTTTATGTGTTGAACCAGACCGGTGCTGCGTACAGCCACCGCCgcttttgaaatatttttttagtaAGGTTTAAAAGTAACTGGACGAGAAGGAGTTAGTAAATTCAAAATGGCGGCCCTCCTTGTTGTCGCCTCCGCTCcccaggcttttttttttttttttttttttcttcttccgtGCCTGAACTGGAAGACAAAGCCCGTCTGTCACGACTCGGCCGGCGGGGAAACGGGCCTGGGTCGTCTCGGTTCACGGTGGGACAGGTCGTGATCCgttaattttttttaacttcGCTTTTTAAGGACCcgctcgtttttttttttgtggtgtgtgtgtgatcgtAGTTTATTAAGGACTCTTTAAACCGGTAGGGGAATACCAGCCGCGTCAGGGCTGTGGGGGAGGGGAGCCGCCGCTGCCGGGGTGGAGCCTCTCTGTTTtgggcagagggagagggagacgaGGGGTTGGCGGGGGGGATCGATGGGGATGATTCAGTTTCTGTGCAGCCTGTTTCCACCGTGCCACTTTAACTCGCTCAGGGGTTGGCACTGTCGCAGGAGGGGTGGGAAATTTGAAAGTCAGAAAGCAGCGGCCCGGGGGCTCCGATTGGACTCGGATCGGGAGGGATGATGTCTGGGATGTCGGGCTCATTCATTCCTGTAGGGGGCGCAGTTGGGGCTGTTGGCCGGACTCCAGTGGAGAATATGTATGGATTTTTGCCACGGGTACATATCCCCTGTCTGCATGGCAAGACTCGTCCCCCCGTCCCCCCctttatattttaaagcttGATTTGTAACTATTTCCCACAAGATAAGACCCAAGCTCATCCGACTTGCTGTTTTGGTTCATTACCGCCTTTTTATAATCCAAATTCAGTATGCAATCTGACTTCTCTTCTGCATAACATCTGAATCGGGAATGGAGGGTCTTTTCTGCGGGATCTGAGGTGTACATAATTCAAATGTGAATCAGGCTGATTTCAAAAGCATGCCAATTGAAGTGCTTTTCTTAGTTTGTTCTATTGTAATCAGGCCAAGCCTTTTGATTATATACACAACTATTGAAGAGATGTTCTGTATAATTGACCACTTTGTTCTTATTTGCAGCAacattcttttatttatttttggcaaagtgttttatttttatttttgaatttgtAGTTGGAAATGTAACGTGATTGTTTTGAATATGGTCCACTTTCCAGGGTTTGCAGTGACAGCCCCCCTTATTGAAAATCTTTGACTCTTCAGTAATCATTTCTTCTTGATTTTCCTGCTTTCTTAAAACTaccttttctattttatttgattattatatatttttttgtctctgtgtgtccgAATCTAAATCTAGTTTTGTAGAGTAGAAAAGCAATCGCCCCGTGCCAGTTTGGGAGAGGGTGTctgtattttttctctctctaaggAGATGGATTGCTGGCTGCCCACTGAATGTCCATAGATGCAGGAACCGAGTTGATTTCTTCCTTCAGTGTTTTGAGATGCCTGATCTCATTTAAATCATTCTCGacaggtttttttgttttctctcactctggagcaataaaataaagaattaataatcctataaaatgttttaatttaacccCCAATCCTTTTTTTATGTAACAGGGTGCTGCAGGAAATCCATGTGAAATTGTCagtgttttaatacatttaaaggaTCTGTAGTAATTCCATAGGGTATCTGGAGTCGGATTTCTGTACACCATTTTGATTCAGcagcttgttttattttacttaatttgaCCATTATCTCTCTTTTATTTCAGAGGTATGgcagattttaaatgtatgttgtgCAGACGCGTTGCTGTTGTATGGGGGAGAGTAGCAGTGTTGTAACAAGGAATGATCGGTGTGTTACTCACCTTTCACTACTACTAATGTGCTTTTCATTCCAGTAGCAATCTGAATTGTTTTTAGACTTTCAAAGGCTGTAGTCCCGACTTGGAGAGCAGATAGCAGCGTAGTGTGCGTCTTGTTTATTGCAGTTTTAGTGTAATCCTACTGCAGCAGATCAGGTGCGTTCTAATCTGCGACTGCAACAGTATGGATGTCGCTCTTGGGTCAGGTAGGACGATTTACAATGACTTTACCTTGACCTTGACTGTGCCCTGGTTGTGTTCTGATGGGTGTGCCCTATGGATTGGGGGAATTTGTTGTATGATCATAGTAGCAAAAAgggggaaaataatacaataaagagAACACTgtcttctaaaataaagaaatgtcctAGTTTTTGTGCTCCTTTTTTTGGGGGTCTGGGTTGAATGATTCATTGGTTTGTTTTAGAACTGGCTTGGCATGAAAAGTACAATTTTTATACGGAGAGTTGAATGGGAACCAAAAGCAGTGTGTTTGGTGTATATGATTTGCCTTGATGTTTAGGTTCTATTCTCTTTTGACTGGAGTCTCCCATTTGTACTTGATGATGCAAACATGTAGTCCAGTACACCCcttcctgcccccccccccttcccaccacctccctctctccaacAGATCACAAAGTAATTCTGGATGTAATATGTAATGACGTTCTGGTTTCTGTGATTTGTTCTCTTTGCTTTAGATgcatgtttgttatttttaggCACAACAGCCCTGGCTGGCTTGTCCTGTGACAGCGGAGGCAAGTGCCCAATATTCATTCCAATTCTAGatgtatgtacagtactgtttaGTGATACcacagtgtgtttttgttttttatttcacttttgtttttcaaaaagtATATATGATGAAAGGTCATGGAGATTAAGGAAAATGTCTgtccattttgtatttttaaatctatatattttgttaactaTAGCAAGAAAACCTAGAAACTGACGGATAAACAGAGTAATAAACATCCAGAAACCCAAATCACCCTAAGCTgttgttttatatgtattttgtaaccTTTAGGGACAAACAAGCAACATTGTATACAATGTAATCCTTTGCAAACTGTAACAGGGTCATTGTAAAATTCAGTTTAATGGTTGTTGCACATTTGAGTTCCATTTCCAGTCTCATTAACTCTATAGCATTGTGACCTTTTGTGCTATAATGTGACTAGGCAGATCGAACGATGTTACTCGCCCACCACATTTGAAGTTGCTTAATCTTAAATGATCCcttaatttcaaatagaaatacGAAAATAAGTGGTTGGCATTTCTGCTAATTGAACTACCTGTTATTGTAATGCCATTTATACAATTGTATACCCGTATTTCTTGCCAAAAGTCAAACTCCTGTCTTCTGTGTTGAATGCTTTTGGTACAGAACTCTTTTTACGTGAATAAAATGAGATTAAAACGCCTGTTTGGAAACAAGTGGcatgtgtatgttttttctGTGGCACAAGCTTTTTAGAGTTAGGTTTTAGCTTTGCAAGGAAACCAGTTTTATTTCAATGCTAGCATCCTATCTTTGTAAATTGATGTCTGTGCATGATAGATGTGACCAACTTGCAACTGTGAAAATGCAAGcaaatattttgtgaaataagGTGTTCGAGAGAATTAGTTAAGAATCACTAGTAACATGCTGTACTTTGCAGTGGATTAGGGGCTGTTTAAAGCTTCATTATTCCACCCACGCAGGAACCTTACTTCTGACTGGCCTAAAATGGGCAGAAAGAGAGCAGAACAAAAGCTGTTTGTCGCTAGTACAAAAGTACTGAAGCGGTGCATTCAGGAGGAAGCTGGTATGTTAATGCCTTTACCTGACCAAAGGAAAGGTATAGCACTTCAACTTTGACAAACAGATATACACCTTCAAAGAGATTTGACATTCTGAAATTCGTATTTAGGAATGTagagatgtgtttttttcttttttttttaatcttaatttatagcttttagtttaaaaaataatgcttGTAGATCTAGTGTAGAATTCGTATTTAGTAgctttatttaaagttaatGGGATTAATTAATCAGATCTAGCATTATTGGGGTAAAAAGTTTACAAGTAAAACCAATTCCAGTAAGCAAAATATAGTTaacaccccctcccctcccccaaaaAGTCTgaattcatgtttgttttttgttttgtagttttttttttttccccttcttccccctttttgtttatttaagttTGTCTGTTGTAGTATTTTACTTGCCTGATGTACCCTGTACAACCCCCACTGATCACATGCTTTAATTTCCATTTCAGGACAAAATGTTTCCAAAGGGCACAAAACGTAAATTCTCTGACGGGGACGAGATGGTGGAAGAGAGTCCCGCAAATATTAAAGTGATGTCTTCGTACAACCTCCAGCGCCAGTCCCTGCTGGACATGTCCTTGATAAAGCTGCAGCTGTGTCACATGCTGGTGGAGCCTAACTTGTGCCGGTCCGTCCTCATCGCCAACACGGTCCGGCAGATCCAGGAGGAGATGACGCAGGACGGCAGCTGGCAGATCATGACGGAGGCCCTGAACGCCAACCAGAACTCGGCCGACCGCCTGGTGGCCACGGAGATCCTCTGCCGGCCGTCGCCCAAGGAGCCGGACGAGGAGAAGTCCTTCAACGTCATCAGCTACGAGGCCTGCCACTCCATCGGTTGCCACTCGGAAGAGGTGGTGGACGACACCTTGTGTGCGGTGTCCTCGGAGGCCGCCTCGGCGTACCTACCCAGCCCCATTGGTGCCTGGGAGAAGGATGATACCAAGGAGAGCTgtgaggacgaggaggaggaggatgaggaggaggacgacgaggaggaggaggaagaagaagaagaagaagaggaggaggaggaggaagaagaggaagaagaagaagaagaggaggaggaggaggaggaggaagaagatgaggacgaggaggaggaggaggactccAAGCCCACGGAGCAAGTCTTCGGCACTTTTGAAATCAAGAACCCTGCCCCCAGTCCTGACCCCGCCCTTGAGGAGCTCTTTTCAGACGTTGACGCCTCCTATTATGACCTGGACACCATGTTGACTGGAATGCAGAGCGCCCCCAAAATGGGGCCCTATGACTTACTGGAGAGTTTGTCATCTCACAGTCCGTCTTCAATCGGCTCCAACTCGAGCTGCCGACCAGATCTCAACGAACTAGATCACATTATGGAGATCATTGTAGGCTCCTAGAcaagacttgtttttttttgtataaactgtacGTATGTCAGTGTCTATGTGTGgctatgaacacacacacacgtatatggTAGGTAAGTGAAATCATGAGCTCTTAATTAACATGATAATGTTTTTTCTGGGCTGTGATTTGACGTGCCTGCcattgtaattttatttacatacttttgtatgttttctatATGTGGGTtatgttttttcatttctttttttttcttttttttaatttattgtgacATTTACTCTAAAATGATGTCATTACACTACATAATTGTGAACAAAACAAGTTATGTATCGGAACTTCTAAAGCTACAcatattttcctaaaaaaaaaaaaaaaaagaaaaaaaaaagatttaaaaaaatatataaatatataaatatatatttttacaacaCATACTGCTTGGAAAATGTTACAGTActtttagattatttttttttttaacctgagAGAACTATCAGAAGAAAATTGGTAAATCTATGTGGaaagatgtcttcctttgactTTGATACCTGAATGCAATATGTGCTCGAAGAGgagagaaatgtattttaaaattccAAACAGTGTAGAAATGGTGAAAGGCaccttattttatatttgtgctTAGGCAAAATGCACAACCTGTATCTGATAAGACATACCAAGCAGGACACGCTCCTGAATGATTGCGGAAATGGCGGAAATACATACAACTTGCTCCTGCTTTTGCTGTTCGAAGCCATATGTTctgatatttgtattgttacaaATGAAGAATTATGGGTCAGACCCAGTTTTAAGTTATTTGagttctaatttatttttttatttattaaatgcaaGCATGTCAGAATGAATTTTGAGTTTGGTGGAATTCAAAGTGGAGTTGGCTTTCAAAATacttccttttttgtttgtttgttttaaactatGAACTTCATACCATTTCCTGTAATCTCAAGTGGTGGCACTTTCCATATACTATGCATTTTTAGTTACCACAGATCAGTAACATTCAAACAGTATTTAAAATCTGAGGGGCATGGTTCATCTAACTGGTTCATATAAAGGTATTCAGTTTTAAAAGTATGGTTTACTGAGCAGTTgtcttacaaaataaaatggtctTCTTTTAAAGAGATTGTACGGAAGATTGTTCTGTATCATGGCTAAGAGATTACTCAGGCAACATTATGTATGAACACAGCCAGTATTATAGAAGTAGTCCTCACACCTCCTTCCCTATTTGAAGGCAGTGCAGTTCAGTTTAATCGAGTACACATTGACATTTAATACCTAAACCTATGGTAGActgtatgcatttttttatatttgaataaaatacattgtagcatttttgtaaataatttTTAATAAAAGGTACAAAATATTGCATACGTCGTGTCTTCAGTTATTTGATGGGTACTTTAGAAATGAATGGGCCTCCCCTTTTGCCTGGGGTTTTGTCATTACAGGTGTgagaaatgaaagtgaaaacCTTCATAAATGCACACCAATAGTTGACTTTTTCATTTTGGTTCTTTGtgttctttttctctcttttcatgcatttatttttataatactgtTGTACAGATCCCCACTACCTcagatttaaaataagataaatgTCTATCCATTATTTAACACACTTTTTTGGGGGATATTTGTAACACTGGTGCATAAATCTGCTATGCCAAATTAAAAAATTGGTGTGGTTTTCATGCCCTGACATTTGAGTATTATGTAGATCATTATCTCTTAATTAGTCATATGAGATGACAAATGTGAGGTGGGGGGCATGTGTCAGTACGTTTTTTCCATTGAGGTTTTAAGCATAGTTAACATACTATACAGCACTATACACTTAAATATTATACCCTAAAGAACTACAATTTAGGGGGAACTGTTCAACGTCTACATTGTTTCTAAAGTGCCAGAATTGACACGTAATTTGTAGGACTCTGATTAATGTAGTCTATGGATGTCTGTTAAACTTAAAACTAGTATTTATCTATGATGTCAACGTTTGAGaccatctatatattttttttaatgtgtaataaCTTTCAATATGTCAGCTTGCATTCATATCAATCACAACAGCCACAGAAACAACTTTCTCAAAAACTTCTGTAAAAGCTGTACAAGTACAGGGACTGTAGTTCCTGTCTCTCTGAACAGCTGCACGATGCATCCCAATGACAGCAGGGTCTAGGATTCATCTCTTCAATGAATGCAATCTTAAATCTCAAAAGCAATAACTTGAAAATTCATCAAGATACTGGTGTGAATTCTAGTTTTgttccaaacaaaacaaagctcaTTTTAAATGCCTTTTAAGTACAGTTTGCATTTTTCCCTCATTCCATGTAATTCACACACctgacaagtttttttttaatgttgttttcttgtaCACTGGGAGCAGGTGTAATGTAATGAACTTTTCATTGGACACAAGTTGGTCTGCAGAATTTTTACACACCTTGCCCTTTTCAGTTTGTCTTCAGAATACTTTTGTGTGTAAAACCTAAACTCCAGACTATGACCGTTAGTTCAACAACAATTAACACAGTATGTTAGTGTTGCCAGCCAAAACGATCAGGGGGTTCTCATCTCGCTGAGAGGCAGGGCCGTCAAACCGAGTATGCCGACGAGATGGGGACACTTGGCAGACCTCCACGATTCAAGATCCGCAGCATTTTCTTCAGACCACCAAACCTCATCTCCAACCTCCACTCAAGATGGTTTTGATCAATGTCGAGTTCTTATGTGCTTCAGATTCAGATTCAGCTGATGCTGTTCACGAACCAGCTTGCCGATTGTTGCAGGAACAGTCATTTTACTTCACTTCTTTTTCTAGTTCTAGAATTTGTCTTCCTTCCTcctttttataaatacatacttGTATTCACCTTATCTTTTGTAATCAACAGAGGCTGCTGCTTTCATTGTTTTAGAACAGATTACTTAATCCACTCATTTAGGTACTTGAGGCTACTGTCTGGAATTGTGTAGTAGAAAagcatatgtatgtgtgtgtgtgtaggttaaGCTCATAATATACTACTGTGAGTGCTTCAGAATTACAACTATGATATTGGATATTTTTATGAAACACAAAATGTTCATTTCAGTTACTTTTATGTAAAGAAGtccttttatttgtgtgttttgataGTATCGTCAAACTATCCATTTGACTCTCttctgaactgcactgtacagcactgtacTCTTGTCCCGTAGTAAACTGACTGTGTAAACACTCCTCCAGTCGGTACTCCCATCATCACCAAATCCGTGCAATAAGGCGTGCATGTTATTTATGACTAACtagaaacacacaaactgcTGATCGGGATAACGACACCTCAGCACAGTCCAGTGACGAGCTCCCACACCCTGCATGGCCCCTCTCTATTAACACCATTGTAGCTGGGCTGCACACACGCCGCCGCCTCTCTAAAGCGTCACTGCTAAACCCCagcccacccacacacacacgggcagcGAGGTCTGAAAGTACCTTGGactgtaaaatacaattaaaaaagccTACACTCACTAATTCTTTCCTAATCATTGGCCATGACGCGATACCTAGACCCAACGGTAAAGCGCTTCTGGTTAAATGAGGCCGAATGACGCAAACTGCCATCCATCAACCCAAAGGTCCGGGGGAAATAATCAGCAAGGCGTTGTCTTTTTCTTCCCTCAGCCAATCAGACGCCATCACCATGCGAGGTGACGTTTACACTGTGCTTGATTTTTCATTGGTCACCTATCGGGTCTGTGGGCGAGCGGCTTCAACCAATCCAAAAAAAAGGTGAGAGACAgccaagaaagacaaaaaaaactagCCAATGAGAATGTGTTACTAAGTGGCCCCGCAATCCAGTCCTCCAATCAGAACGGGCCCACCTGACGGCCGTCAATCAGCTGAATGCCTTTCCCGCAGATTCTACAGCGTCGCCGGGCGGCTGCGGAGCCGTCGCCAGTCGCCGGGAAGGA is part of the Amia ocellicauda isolate fAmiCal2 chromosome 21, fAmiCal2.hap1, whole genome shotgun sequence genome and encodes:
- the cdca4 gene encoding cell division cycle-associated protein 4; the protein is MFPKGTKRKFSDGDEMVEESPANIKVMSSYNLQRQSLLDMSLIKLQLCHMLVEPNLCRSVLIANTVRQIQEEMTQDGSWQIMTEALNANQNSADRLVATEILCRPSPKEPDEEKSFNVISYEACHSIGCHSEEVVDDTLCAVSSEAASAYLPSPIGAWEKDDTKESCEDEEEEDEEEDDEEEEEEEEEEEEEEEEEEEEEEEEEEEEEEEEDEDEEEEEDSKPTEQVFGTFEIKNPAPSPDPALEELFSDVDASYYDLDTMLTGMQSAPKMGPYDLLESLSSHSPSSIGSNSSCRPDLNELDHIMEIIVGS